A single Henriciella sp. AS95 DNA region contains:
- a CDS encoding acyl-CoA dehydrogenase family protein: MPYDAPSDLDTFREEVRDWLEENCPPSMRTPQTEDEVVWGGRREKFKNPESKVWLERMAERGWTAPHWPKEYGGGGLNRDQVKVLNQELSRINARIPLHSFGLWMFGPALLEFGNEEQKKRFIPDIIHGRTRWCQGYSEPGAGSDLAGLQTKCEDKGDHYLINGQKVWTSYADQADWIFCLVRTDPTVKHEGISFILFDMESEGVETRPIKLISGSSPFCETFFSDVKVPKDQLVGEVNGGWKIAKRLLQFERSSISASGFGAARGSGALELEDYAKIHVGTDSDGKLLDGDLRGRIADHQMYAKAFGLTVRRSQEQAKAGQEVGHTASIIKYAAAKMNQDKYELMIEALGTEGLGWEGEGFDKGAKMITRAWLRSKGNSIEGGTSEINLNVVAKRVLGLREHQ; this comes from the coding sequence ATGCCATATGATGCCCCGTCCGATCTCGATACTTTCCGTGAGGAAGTTCGCGACTGGCTCGAAGAGAATTGCCCGCCATCCATGCGCACACCGCAAACCGAAGACGAAGTCGTCTGGGGCGGTCGCCGCGAGAAATTCAAGAACCCGGAATCGAAAGTCTGGCTCGAGCGGATGGCAGAGCGCGGCTGGACCGCGCCGCACTGGCCAAAAGAGTATGGCGGCGGCGGACTCAATCGCGACCAGGTGAAGGTGCTGAACCAGGAACTGTCCCGGATCAATGCGCGCATACCGCTGCATTCCTTCGGCCTCTGGATGTTCGGCCCGGCGCTGCTCGAATTTGGCAATGAAGAGCAGAAAAAGCGCTTCATCCCGGACATCATCCATGGCCGCACCCGCTGGTGCCAGGGCTATTCGGAGCCGGGCGCCGGGTCTGACCTTGCCGGTCTGCAGACCAAGTGTGAGGACAAGGGCGACCATTATCTGATCAATGGCCAGAAGGTGTGGACGTCTTATGCCGACCAGGCCGACTGGATTTTCTGCCTCGTGCGTACGGACCCGACCGTCAAACATGAAGGCATCAGCTTCATCCTGTTCGACATGGAGAGCGAAGGCGTCGAAACGCGGCCGATCAAGCTGATCTCTGGTTCTTCGCCATTCTGCGAGACATTCTTCTCTGACGTGAAAGTGCCGAAAGACCAGCTCGTCGGTGAGGTGAATGGCGGCTGGAAGATCGCCAAGCGTCTGCTGCAGTTTGAGCGCTCATCCATCTCCGCGAGCGGCTTCGGCGCGGCCCGCGGGTCTGGCGCGCTGGAACTTGAGGATTATGCCAAGATCCATGTCGGCACAGACAGCGATGGCAAATTGCTCGATGGCGACCTGCGTGGCCGCATCGCGGACCATCAGATGTACGCCAAGGCGTTCGGCCTGACGGTACGCCGCAGCCAGGAGCAGGCGAAAGCCGGCCAGGAGGTCGGTCACACCGCGTCCATCATCAAGTACGCGGCTGCCAAGATGAACCAGGACAAATACGAACTGATGATTGAAGCGCTCGGCACCGAAGGTCTCGGCTGGGAAGGCGAAGGCTTTGACAAGGGCGCCAAGATGATCACCCGCGCCTGGCTGCGCTCGAAAGGCAACTCAATCGAGGGCGGCACCAGCGAGATCAATCTCAACGTGGTCGCCAAGCGCGTGCTCGGCCTGCGTGAGCATCAGTAG
- a CDS encoding glycosyltransferase family 2 protein has product MGLGNEKRANVVRLKPGGVPAVPAQTAIKPGTVREALARSEILPPSLTAKTLLSRLQAAGLVVLAGALVASLFFWLSVTVTLMWAFAYAVFAMIIFWRTFLTLLGAKLRFFDSGQDEEDLRDELPVYSILIALRHEVSMVDQLARNLSAIDWPDHKLDIILLVEEDDPQTLEAALRSPMPGRTRVMTVPPGEPMTKPRALNFGLAFAVGEFVTIYDAEDRPEPSQLKDALRAFDKHGPRTVCVQAPLVSTNSSAGFVAAHWSLEYRVQFGLLVPAIARLWHPVMLGGTSNHFRRRDLIAMGAWDAWNVTEDADLGIRIGRMGGLTASISTPTYEQGPHRLGIWLAQRSRWIKGYIQSWIVAMRSPRRLMSELGLIRWITLNLMLGGALLSAVLYGPMTVIVLLGLIVPGMSADLLSLGLFGTGYFCALFADVMAPGRWTWSRLVAIVTRPLYWPLHSIAAVRAIWGLAIKPSFWAKTPHTPETLECETQWPPGSSLSSPSSSSDR; this is encoded by the coding sequence ATGGGGTTGGGTAATGAAAAGCGGGCGAATGTTGTTCGACTGAAGCCAGGCGGGGTTCCGGCTGTCCCAGCGCAGACGGCGATCAAGCCTGGCACAGTGCGCGAGGCGCTTGCGCGCTCAGAGATTCTGCCGCCATCCCTGACCGCAAAGACACTGCTTTCACGCCTGCAGGCGGCGGGACTTGTCGTGCTCGCGGGCGCCCTCGTCGCGAGCCTGTTCTTCTGGCTGAGCGTAACGGTAACGCTGATGTGGGCATTCGCCTATGCGGTGTTCGCGATGATCATCTTCTGGCGGACCTTCCTCACGCTTCTGGGGGCGAAACTTCGCTTTTTTGACTCCGGTCAGGACGAAGAAGATCTACGCGATGAGTTACCGGTCTACTCCATTCTGATTGCGCTGCGCCACGAAGTTTCGATGGTGGATCAGCTGGCTCGCAACCTGTCGGCCATCGACTGGCCGGATCACAAGCTCGATATCATCCTGCTGGTGGAAGAGGATGATCCGCAAACGCTGGAAGCGGCCCTGCGCTCGCCGATGCCGGGCAGGACGCGCGTCATGACAGTGCCGCCCGGTGAGCCAATGACGAAGCCGCGTGCCCTGAATTTTGGGCTGGCTTTTGCGGTGGGCGAATTCGTGACGATATACGACGCCGAAGACCGCCCGGAGCCGAGCCAGCTCAAGGATGCTCTGCGAGCTTTTGACAAGCATGGCCCGCGCACGGTCTGCGTTCAGGCGCCGCTGGTCTCGACCAATAGCTCGGCTGGCTTTGTCGCGGCGCATTGGTCGTTGGAATACAGGGTTCAGTTCGGCCTGCTGGTCCCGGCGATTGCCAGGCTGTGGCATCCGGTCATGCTGGGCGGAACGAGCAATCATTTCAGACGGCGTGATCTCATCGCGATGGGTGCCTGGGATGCGTGGAATGTCACTGAAGATGCCGATCTCGGTATCAGGATCGGCCGCATGGGCGGTTTGACGGCCTCGATTTCAACGCCCACTTACGAACAGGGACCGCACCGGCTCGGCATCTGGCTGGCGCAGCGTAGCCGCTGGATCAAGGGCTATATTCAAAGCTGGATCGTGGCGATGCGGAGCCCCCGCCGGCTGATGTCAGAGTTGGGGCTTATACGCTGGATCACCCTCAACCTGATGCTGGGCGGCGCGTTATTGAGCGCTGTCCTATACGGGCCGATGACGGTTATTGTCCTGCTTGGTCTGATCGTGCCGGGCATGAGCGCTGATCTTCTCAGCCTTGGACTGTTCGGCACAGGATATTTCTGCGCCCTGTTTGCAGACGTGATGGCGCCCGGACGGTGGACCTGGTCGCGCCTTGTCGCGATTGTGACGCGTCCGCTTTACTGGCCTTTGCATTCCATTGCTGCAGTCAGGGCGATATGGGGACTTGCGATCAAGCCGTCATTCTGGGCAAAGACACCGCATACGCCTGAAACGCTGGAGTGCGAGACGCAATGGCCGCCTGGATCATCCCTGTCCTCGCCATCATCATCTTCGGATCGCTGA
- a CDS encoding FAD-dependent oxidoreductase, which translates to MRFAIIGAGIAGLAAADELKRHGHSVTLFDKGRGAGGRMSTRRAETAAGELTWDHGAQYFTARSDDFRARLAPLFALGHVAIWSPRLVDVRFETGAWRISEQAPRLAGDEMYVGTPSMNSVIKAMAEPHEVYWSSRVTGIELAGTEKHLLFEDGRRQGAFDSVISAIPAEQASQLLAPVSDRLANEASQVSSAPCWAVMLAFDTQLPVNWYGARVHNAPLSWIARNSTKPGRTGLETVVLHASPEWSAANVDLRRDEVVERLTRLFRELSGAPQPVYSTGHRWLLAMVKNGVGEAFGWDARVNIGTVGDWRIAPRVEAAWQSGHSLGEFLTG; encoded by the coding sequence ATGAGGTTTGCGATCATCGGGGCAGGCATTGCCGGGCTGGCAGCTGCTGATGAGCTGAAGCGCCACGGACACTCTGTTACTCTATTCGACAAGGGACGCGGCGCTGGCGGCCGGATGTCGACACGGCGGGCCGAAACGGCTGCCGGCGAACTTACATGGGATCATGGCGCTCAATATTTCACGGCCAGAAGCGACGACTTTCGCGCCCGGCTCGCGCCATTGTTTGCTTTGGGCCATGTCGCGATATGGTCGCCGCGCCTGGTCGATGTCCGTTTTGAGACGGGCGCGTGGCGCATCTCTGAGCAGGCGCCGAGGCTGGCGGGTGACGAGATGTATGTCGGGACGCCGTCGATGAATTCCGTCATCAAGGCGATGGCTGAGCCTCATGAGGTTTATTGGTCCTCGCGCGTCACAGGCATCGAACTCGCCGGGACAGAAAAACACCTTTTGTTTGAAGATGGGCGCAGACAAGGCGCCTTCGATAGCGTGATCTCAGCCATTCCCGCCGAACAGGCCTCTCAGCTTCTCGCGCCTGTCAGTGACCGGCTCGCGAATGAGGCGTCTCAGGTTTCTTCGGCCCCGTGCTGGGCCGTGATGCTGGCATTCGATACCCAATTGCCGGTCAATTGGTATGGCGCTCGCGTCCACAATGCTCCGCTGTCCTGGATCGCGCGAAATAGCACGAAGCCTGGTCGCACCGGGCTAGAAACAGTGGTGCTTCACGCGTCGCCTGAGTGGAGCGCGGCGAATGTCGATCTACGCAGAGATGAAGTCGTCGAAAGGCTCACGCGCCTTTTCAGGGAACTGTCAGGTGCCCCTCAACCGGTGTACAGCACGGGCCATCGCTGGCTGCTGGCCATGGTGAAAAACGGCGTCGGCGAGGCCTTCGGCTGGGATGCGCGGGTGAACATCGGAACGGTCGGTGACTGGCGAATTGCGCCGCGCGTGGAGGCGGCATGGCAAAGCGGCCACAGTCTTGGCGAATTTCTCACCGGCTAG
- a CDS encoding DUF2256 domain-containing protein: MSQASSREGRSHRKGRLPSKPCPVCGRDFEWRKKWERVWKEVKYCSERCRRASKTR; encoded by the coding sequence ATGTCCCAGGCTTCCAGTCGAGAAGGGCGTTCCCACAGGAAAGGCCGTCTGCCGAGCAAGCCCTGCCCCGTCTGCGGGCGAGATTTCGAGTGGCGCAAGAAGTGGGAACGGGTCTGGAAAGAGGTAAAATACTGCTCAGAGCGGTGCCGAAGAGCGTCAAAAACACGTTGA
- a CDS encoding histidine phosphatase family protein: MKRLILMRHAKTEPWNEGVKDRDRILTERGHQDAALVAGFLRDTGWQPDHALVSSARRTRETWRHLAAEFPECRSTVSDDLYLAGIPAMELQIAKVAEEYGCVILVGHNPGMSEMASFILSRAGSENHRAAMKLAEKFPTGAAALFESDEDGPYVPVHFKLVDFIRPKTLA, encoded by the coding sequence ATGAAACGCCTGATATTGATGCGCCACGCCAAAACTGAACCCTGGAATGAGGGGGTCAAGGATCGCGACCGTATCCTGACTGAACGCGGCCATCAGGATGCGGCTCTAGTCGCGGGCTTTCTGCGAGACACGGGCTGGCAGCCTGACCATGCACTGGTCTCGTCGGCCCGGCGGACGCGAGAGACCTGGCGCCATCTGGCGGCAGAGTTTCCGGAATGCCGCTCCACCGTATCAGACGACCTTTATCTCGCCGGCATCCCCGCCATGGAATTGCAGATCGCGAAGGTTGCGGAGGAGTATGGCTGCGTGATCCTCGTCGGGCACAATCCCGGTATGTCCGAGATGGCGAGTTTCATCCTGTCCCGGGCAGGCAGCGAGAACCATCGTGCGGCGATGAAGCTGGCGGAGAAATTCCCGACGGGCGCCGCGGCCCTGTTCGAAAGCGATGAGGACGGTCCCTACGTTCCGGTGCATTTCAAACTGGTCGATTTCATCCGTCCCAAGACGCTGGCCTGA
- a CDS encoding peroxiredoxin: MSLLLGDTAPDFEAETTQGKISFHDWAGDDWVVFFSHPADFTPVCTTELGYTAKLKDELAARGAKALVVSVDSVEDHNAWIKDIEETQGANVDFPIIADTEKKVATLYNMIHPKADPKVTVRAVYVIDPNKKIRASIIYPPSAGRNFNEILRLIDSMQLTDGYKVATPVNWENGEDVIIVPSVSNEDADKMFPKGYTTVKPYLRTTPQPDK; the protein is encoded by the coding sequence ATGAGCCTTTTGCTCGGCGATACAGCGCCTGATTTTGAAGCAGAAACAACGCAAGGCAAGATAAGTTTTCACGACTGGGCCGGTGACGACTGGGTCGTGTTCTTTTCACACCCGGCAGACTTCACCCCGGTTTGCACGACGGAGCTCGGCTACACCGCCAAGCTGAAAGATGAGCTGGCCGCCCGCGGCGCCAAGGCGCTCGTTGTCTCGGTCGACTCGGTCGAGGATCACAACGCCTGGATCAAGGACATTGAAGAAACACAGGGCGCAAATGTCGACTTCCCGATCATCGCCGATACGGAAAAGAAAGTCGCCACGCTTTACAACATGATCCACCCCAAAGCTGACCCGAAGGTCACCGTGCGGGCGGTTTATGTTATCGACCCGAACAAGAAGATCCGCGCCTCGATCATTTACCCGCCGAGCGCCGGGCGCAACTTCAATGAGATCCTGCGTCTCATCGATTCCATGCAGCTGACGGATGGCTACAAGGTCGCCACACCCGTGAACTGGGAGAACGGCGAGGATGTCATCATCGTGCCGAGCGTCTCCAATGAAGATGCCGACAAGATGTTCCCGAAGGGATACACGACGGTGAAGCCTTATCTGCGCACCACACCGCAGCCAGATAAGTAG
- a CDS encoding branched-chain amino acid aminotransferase has product MEAQAYHDRDGVIWMDGEFVDWREAKVHVLTHGLHYASAVFEGERAYGGKIFESRRHSERLHKSAQILGFDIPFTVDEIEAAKVETLAKSGLDSAYVRAIAWRGSEMMGVSAQNNTIHLAIAVWHWGDYFADKMKGIAMTHAQWRRPDPKTAPCEAKAAGLYMICTLSKHAAEREGYADALMLDWRGYVAEATGANIFFLRDGALHTPTPDCFLNGITRQTAMKLAEARQIEIVERTILPEELSTFSECFITGTAAELTPVRSIGEVNYKPGDVTEALVTDYSDLVNGKIMMPAG; this is encoded by the coding sequence ATGGAAGCTCAAGCTTATCACGACCGTGACGGCGTTATCTGGATGGATGGCGAATTCGTTGATTGGCGTGAGGCGAAGGTACACGTCCTCACGCACGGGCTGCATTACGCGTCGGCAGTGTTCGAGGGCGAACGTGCCTATGGCGGAAAGATATTCGAATCGCGCCGCCACTCTGAGCGTCTGCACAAGTCTGCACAGATCCTCGGTTTCGATATTCCGTTCACCGTCGATGAGATCGAAGCGGCGAAGGTTGAGACGCTGGCGAAGTCCGGTCTCGACAGCGCCTATGTGCGTGCGATTGCGTGGCGCGGCTCGGAGATGATGGGCGTTTCGGCGCAGAACAATACGATCCATCTCGCCATCGCCGTCTGGCATTGGGGCGACTATTTCGCAGACAAGATGAAGGGCATCGCGATGACGCACGCCCAGTGGCGGCGCCCGGACCCGAAGACAGCCCCCTGCGAAGCCAAGGCTGCCGGCCTCTACATGATCTGTACGCTGTCCAAACATGCCGCTGAACGTGAAGGGTACGCCGATGCGCTGATGCTCGACTGGCGCGGATATGTGGCCGAGGCGACCGGCGCGAACATCTTCTTCCTGCGCGATGGGGCCCTGCACACGCCGACGCCGGATTGCTTCCTGAACGGGATTACGCGCCAGACGGCGATGAAGCTTGCCGAAGCGCGCCAGATCGAGATTGTCGAACGCACGATCCTGCCTGAAGAGCTGAGCACATTCTCCGAATGCTTCATCACAGGCACAGCCGCCGAGCTGACGCCGGTTCGATCCATCGGCGAGGTAAATTACAAGCCTGGCGACGTGACCGAAGCGCTGGTGACCGACTATTCCGACCTGGTGAATGGCAAGATCATGATGCCGGCTGGCTAG
- a CDS encoding MarR family transcriptional regulator, whose translation MASEVNQKPGETGRVDPRLFLREEELDNGIALLLASERTIAETLRRAQKQTGLNMPALKLMMTIRFQPNQTVSELRELTGATTPTLARLLGDLDKRDLVHKKQGGRDARRRRLSLSADGETLIAPIVTDLRSSLREAYREAGANAVAGSRAVLDALTR comes from the coding sequence GTGGCATCTGAAGTCAACCAAAAGCCGGGCGAAACGGGGCGGGTCGATCCGCGACTCTTTCTCAGGGAGGAAGAGCTCGATAATGGTATCGCCTTATTACTGGCCAGCGAACGGACGATTGCAGAGACGCTTCGACGCGCCCAGAAACAGACCGGCCTGAACATGCCTGCCCTCAAACTGATGATGACCATTCGCTTCCAGCCCAATCAGACCGTCAGCGAATTGCGTGAATTGACCGGCGCGACAACCCCCACCCTCGCCCGCCTTCTGGGGGATCTCGACAAGCGGGATCTCGTCCACAAGAAACAGGGCGGGCGCGATGCACGCCGCCGTCGCCTCTCGCTCTCGGCAGATGGCGAAACCCTGATTGCACCGATCGTCACCGACCTTCGATCCTCCCTGCGCGAAGCCTATCGCGAGGCCGGGGCGAACGCCGTCGCCGGCAGCCGCGCTGTTCTGGATGCGCTGACCCGATGA
- a CDS encoding response regulator — protein sequence MKEAPHILVVDDDDRIRTLLKQYLTGQDYRVTAAAHAASARKLLTTLDFDLTILDIMMPGESGLDLLESLRSKGVKSPVLLLTARGDTTDRIEGLKRGADDYLAKPFEPEELSLRVAAILRRTHVEEPPEEIEMSGLVFNPKRGELFEGDKRVRLTEAELQLLSSLAFRAGEPVSREELASNSPGSTERSIDVQVTRLRRKIEPDPKQPIHIQTVRGIGYRLMPD from the coding sequence ATGAAGGAAGCCCCACACATTCTGGTCGTCGATGATGATGACCGTATCCGTACACTGCTGAAACAATACCTCACCGGACAGGACTACCGCGTGACCGCCGCTGCCCATGCCGCCAGCGCCCGAAAACTGCTCACCACGCTCGATTTCGACCTCACCATTCTGGACATCATGATGCCCGGAGAATCCGGCCTCGACCTGCTGGAAAGCCTGCGCAGCAAGGGCGTCAAAAGTCCGGTCCTGCTCCTGACGGCGCGCGGCGATACCACGGACCGGATTGAAGGCCTGAAACGGGGCGCCGACGACTATCTCGCCAAGCCGTTCGAGCCGGAAGAACTGTCGCTTCGCGTCGCCGCAATCCTGCGCCGGACCCATGTCGAGGAACCGCCCGAAGAGATCGAGATGTCAGGCCTCGTGTTCAATCCAAAGCGCGGCGAACTCTTCGAGGGCGACAAGCGCGTCCGCCTCACCGAAGCCGAGCTTCAGCTCCTCTCTTCCCTCGCCTTCCGCGCCGGCGAACCTGTCAGCCGCGAAGAGCTAGCCTCCAACTCGCCGGGCAGCACGGAGCGCTCCATTGACGTGCAGGTCACCCGCCTTCGCCGCAAGATCGAGCCAGACCCGAAACAGCCGATCCACATCCAGACGGTACGCGGCATCGGCTACCGCCTGATGCCAGATTGA
- a CDS encoding FkbM family methyltransferase — MEFGALNGRDFSNTYLLEKIGWNGIVAEPHPHYSELVPANRNCHISKLCVFDVSNRTVNFRMVTGRPALSGIGKTQLSDNKRDLRNKYRTVKIQTISLNDLLEKYAAPKVIDFISVDTEGSEYKILKKFDYDRWQVRCFCVEHNHTQRKKITRLMSKHGYVSLFPEMSGHDDWWVRSEEVANLQAVSLDASEYSDEVFEKTLHARFRTLRRYRRRLLPD, encoded by the coding sequence GTGGAGTTTGGCGCCCTGAATGGCCGCGACTTTTCCAATACTTACTTATTGGAGAAAATCGGATGGAACGGCATCGTGGCCGAGCCACATCCGCACTATTCAGAGCTGGTCCCGGCCAATCGTAACTGTCATATCTCAAAGCTCTGCGTGTTTGATGTGTCAAATCGCACAGTCAATTTCAGGATGGTAACCGGCCGGCCCGCCTTGTCTGGCATAGGCAAAACACAACTGAGCGACAACAAACGAGACCTGAGAAACAAATATCGAACCGTCAAGATTCAGACGATTTCGCTGAATGACCTGCTGGAAAAATATGCGGCGCCCAAAGTCATCGATTTCATATCGGTAGATACCGAGGGGTCGGAATATAAAATTCTGAAGAAGTTCGACTATGATCGTTGGCAGGTCAGATGCTTCTGTGTTGAACACAACCACACTCAGCGAAAAAAAATAACAAGGCTCATGTCGAAGCATGGCTATGTAAGCCTGTTTCCGGAAATGTCGGGACACGACGACTGGTGGGTCCGAAGCGAGGAGGTCGCAAACCTCCAGGCTGTCTCGTTGGATGCTTCAGAGTATTCAGACGAAGTCTTTGAAAAAACACTGCACGCACGATTCCGCACATTGCGGCGCTATAGGCGTCGGCTGCTGCCTGACTAA
- a CDS encoding ATP-binding protein has translation MPKRFHIRLRDITPRGLYPRSVLMVVLPMILLLSAVTYIFYDSHWRHTSRKLSQTISSEIQFMVELRRQYPDQFDSLRDDASRSMQLDATVLENTKIPTEQKRLFFTALDDIFSRELDVSLDQPFWFDISGYGETVEIQVQDGPDVIRFMAERDRTFSTTGHIFLVWVIGASGILIALALGFLRNQVRSILKLTEAAKAYGRGRDADNYRPSGATEIRDAARAVMDMRTRLTTFAEERTTMLAGISHDLRTPLTRLKLQLAMMEETDDIKAAREDLRQMATMLDEYLAFASGVEGEASTEFRFDELVTETVAALGDKATIRRADPVSIIAREGLIRRAVSNLISNAQGFGTAVEIDIVEGPHMAELIIDDDGPGIPLEDREEAFRPFHRLDASRNQNVPGTGLGLSLARDTARQHGGDIRLEDSPLGGLRVRLRLPV, from the coding sequence ATGCCGAAGCGTTTTCACATTCGTCTCAGGGATATAACGCCGCGTGGGCTCTATCCGCGGTCTGTCCTGATGGTCGTCTTGCCGATGATCCTGCTGCTCTCGGCGGTGACCTACATCTTCTATGACAGCCACTGGCGCCACACCTCGCGCAAGCTCAGTCAGACCATCTCGTCCGAGATCCAGTTCATGGTGGAGCTTCGCCGCCAATATCCTGACCAGTTCGATTCCCTGCGCGATGACGCCAGTCGGTCCATGCAGCTCGACGCAACGGTGCTCGAAAACACGAAGATCCCGACCGAGCAGAAACGCCTCTTCTTTACGGCGCTGGACGACATCTTTTCGCGCGAACTGGATGTGTCGCTGGACCAGCCTTTCTGGTTCGACATTTCGGGGTATGGCGAGACGGTCGAGATCCAGGTGCAGGACGGCCCCGACGTCATCCGCTTCATGGCCGAGCGTGACCGCACATTCTCCACGACGGGTCATATCTTTCTCGTCTGGGTCATTGGCGCATCCGGGATTCTGATCGCCCTGGCCCTCGGCTTCTTGCGCAATCAGGTACGGTCGATCCTGAAGCTGACCGAAGCAGCCAAGGCCTATGGACGGGGCCGCGACGCCGACAATTACCGCCCGTCCGGCGCGACCGAAATTCGCGATGCCGCCCGCGCCGTCATGGATATGCGCACCCGTCTCACCACCTTCGCCGAAGAACGCACCACCATGCTTGCCGGCATCAGCCATGATCTGCGCACCCCGCTCACCCGGCTGAAGCTTCAACTGGCCATGATGGAAGAGACAGACGACATCAAGGCCGCCCGCGAAGACCTTCGCCAGATGGCGACCATGCTGGACGAATACCTCGCCTTCGCCAGCGGGGTTGAGGGAGAGGCCTCGACAGAGTTCCGCTTCGATGAGCTTGTAACCGAAACCGTCGCCGCCCTCGGTGACAAGGCGACAATCCGGCGGGCAGATCCGGTCAGCATCATTGCGCGCGAAGGTCTTATCCGCCGTGCGGTTTCCAATCTCATCTCAAACGCACAAGGCTTCGGCACGGCGGTTGAGATAGACATTGTCGAGGGCCCGCACATGGCTGAGCTGATCATCGATGATGACGGCCCCGGCATTCCGCTGGAAGACCGCGAAGAAGCGTTCCGCCCCTTCCACCGGCTCGATGCATCGCGAAACCAGAACGTTCCGGGCACCGGGCTTGGCCTTTCACTCGCCAGGGACACGGCGCGCCAGCATGGCGGCGATATCCGGCTTGAAGACAGCCCGCTCGGTGGATTGCGCGTGCGGCTGCGCCTGCCGGTCTAG
- a CDS encoding SAM-dependent methyltransferase — protein MRGLTAKLKSLIRAGGPMPVSAFMNACLHDPEHGYYATRPGIGRDFITAPEISQVFGEMLGLWALHEWRALGSPEPFSLVEAGAGRGTMMDDMMRAVRQANGGQGFDVAINEASPVYSAAQKERLSDLHPSFLGAFQSIGEQPFLLIANEWLDCLPARQFIKSDGEWHEKVVGLDEQGDLAIGIATDKADTPAFEMRDGSTSFEVQPALETLVDVLKEAFARVPGRALFIDYGVSEGAPGDTLRAFQRGTQVGPLAMPGSSDLTVDVDFGRLDRLAQKAGLSVHGPVEQGAFLMGLGVEARMHALIKANQTRAEDIYQGVTRLVDPAEMGKRFKVICISSAGLSAPVGF, from the coding sequence ATGAGGGGCCTTACCGCCAAGCTGAAATCGCTCATCCGGGCGGGCGGGCCGATGCCAGTGTCGGCCTTCATGAATGCCTGTCTGCACGATCCTGAGCATGGCTATTACGCCACTCGTCCGGGTATCGGGCGGGACTTCATCACCGCGCCTGAGATCAGCCAGGTGTTCGGTGAAATGCTCGGCTTGTGGGCGCTGCATGAATGGCGTGCGCTTGGCTCGCCGGAGCCATTTTCGCTGGTTGAGGCCGGTGCTGGGCGCGGCACGATGATGGATGACATGATGCGCGCGGTTCGTCAGGCCAATGGCGGGCAGGGCTTCGATGTCGCGATCAATGAGGCCAGTCCTGTCTATTCGGCGGCGCAGAAAGAGCGCTTGTCCGACCTGCATCCAAGCTTCCTTGGCGCGTTCCAGTCGATTGGAGAGCAGCCCTTCCTCCTGATTGCAAATGAATGGCTGGACTGCCTTCCGGCGCGCCAGTTCATCAAGTCGGATGGGGAATGGCACGAGAAGGTCGTCGGCCTTGACGAGCAAGGCGATCTTGCAATCGGGATCGCCACAGACAAGGCGGATACGCCAGCCTTCGAGATGCGCGACGGGTCAACATCTTTTGAAGTGCAGCCGGCGCTGGAGACTTTGGTCGACGTGCTGAAAGAGGCTTTCGCACGGGTGCCCGGCCGGGCGCTGTTCATTGATTATGGCGTGTCCGAAGGCGCGCCGGGCGACACGCTGCGGGCCTTCCAGCGCGGCACGCAAGTCGGCCCGCTTGCCATGCCGGGCAGCAGCGATCTGACCGTGGATGTCGATTTCGGGCGGCTGGACAGGCTGGCGCAGAAGGCTGGTCTCAGCGTGCACGGCCCGGTCGAGCAGGGGGCGTTCCTGATGGGGCTGGGTGTGGAGGCGCGGATGCATGCGCTGATCAAGGCGAACCAGACGCGCGCCGAGGACATTTATCAGGGCGTGACACGGCTGGTTGATCCGGCTGAGATGGGCAAGCGGTTCAAGGTGATCTGCATCAGTTCGGCTGGATTAAGCGCGCCGGTCGGGTTCTAG